The sequence below is a genomic window from Dermacentor andersoni chromosome 6, qqDerAnde1_hic_scaffold, whole genome shotgun sequence.
tacagaattcttctgctgcttttactatatcaatgaaattgctgatattaccctgcttatatttcgCTGTATACATTTGGCCCTGTGCTATGCCACGTTTTCTTCTCACTAATTTCATGCTGCACCTTCCTGTTCTagagctgcatatttgtttgcaagcaccagcctaaattcgtctgcttttacccttactgcatctcggttggcctgtttcttctcgaCTAATTTTGCTTTTTTCTCTCATCAAAATGAGAGCAATCCTAAACCTCaataacctatgatcactgccctTTACCTACCCAACACGTCACTGACAATTAACTTGTGGTCCTAGGACCCCAGCAGCTGTGGAGATCTTGACCAAGGCGACGGTCAgacggtcagacctgtgacacagcagagggtgctaagaatctctgtatTCGGACAGGCCGCcgctggaaactgaacctggcaacgtttaacatgcAAACCCTCTCGAGGCTAGCTTTGCAGGGCATTTTGAGAAATTATCAGGCATTGCCTGGGATACTCTGGGctttagtgaggttagaactggtgaggcttatacagtgctgccCAACAGCCAGGTCCTCTGCTACAGGGGTCTCCCAGATAAAAGAGATTACGGGGTAGGATTTCTAGTTCGTAAGGACATAgtaggcaacattgatgaattctatagcattagtgAGAGGATAGCAGTCATTGTAATAAAGTTGAACAGGagatatagattaaaggtagtacaagcttacactccaacctccagtcgtggtgatgaaaaaagaagttttgtgaagatgttgaattatcAATGAGAAAGCTTCaagctcagtatactgtagtcattgGCAACTTCAACGCCAAAGTGGGAAAAAGCatgctggggaacaagcaattggcaactgcagcatcgattctaggaacagtAGGGGAGAGTTGttggtagaatttgcggaaaggaATAGGCTCCGAATAAGCTCCCACATTGGGGATCAATGTGGAAACAGCAGTTTTATACACACATTGATGCAAATGGCTCCATTGCCTATCTAGAAAAAATGTGCATGAAATGCAAGTCTAAAGCCATCTCTGTGGGCCCCCTTAAGCTCCTAGAGGATATTTCAGGATCATCAAATTATGGCTGACTTGCGTTGTACTATTGCATTCTGTGCAGTTTTTTGTTTTCCTAATCTGAAACtcaattttcttttctccttcaGTACTTCTACTGTGGCTTCTTTCACCTTATACAAAGGACAATTCCATCTGCATAACAGTTATTTCAACCAGGAATGCATCGCTAAATGTAATTTTCTAACTACAACAATGACAAACCACGGAATTACCATTCCTTGGTAGCTCTGAGTTACTGTCACATTAACTGCTTTAAGCTGCTTCTTTCGTACCTTGCTTCACACAAGCCTCCATCATTTAGTTAACAAGACCAGTTAAAAACCTTTGAGAAGCCCTGTTGTCATTCTGTAACATCCAGTTTTGCCAAAACGGCTACAACTGGAATGACAATGCGACCAAGCAAATAAACTGTCAGTGTGTTTGCCTGCTGTGTCTCCTCATGCAGAAAATTCAGCACATTTGGGCAATTTCTCATCCCCAAAGCATCCCATAATGTGTTACTAGTGCCAAATGCTTGGACGAAGAGACATTTTTAAAGTCAGGTTAATCTCTTTCTGTGTATTCCCCAGTCACTGCACTCTGCAGAACAGAGCAATGATGCTCAACAGCGTTAATTCATTTATTGACCTAAGTTTCGTATGTACAGCCAAGAGTGAGTGAAAGCAGCACTCGACACACCTACAGCGCAGGTCTACAATGTGTTTTCAAAGGTGCTCAGAGAGCTGTTCACTTCCTTGCCGTCTTAGGTGGTACCCATGACTGAATTTTGGGCCGGACGGTACTGTACGGCATGTAGGCGTCCTTGGTTCCAGTCATGTTCTCAGTGTGCGGGGCAAGCCACTTGTACTGCGGAGGAGGAGCCTTGGTAGGCGGTAAGTCGGTGATGTAGTGCAGCCAGCCATGCCTGCAGGGAGCAAACGATGATACTGACAAGCACTTCCCGAGTTTAAATGGACAGATACCACTGTCCTGCCAGCATGCCAGAGcactcacccgaaaaagataaacaagtccgcGTGTCAATAATATAGCATTTTAGAATCGGAGACATATATATTTTGGCCACTCAGCTGCATTGTTTCAGCCACTCTTGGGTACAGAGGACGAACAGAGAGTTAGAATTGAGTCGACCATAGGTAGAATTGAGTTGTGCATTGGGTGCATCACCATGGTGAAAATGAAAAGCTCTATGAAAGCAAGAACATGGAGAACTCCTCACAACTCTTAAATGACGAGCAGAGTGGCCAGAATCTGCAGCAAATGGTGGATGTTTggatgcaaaacctgcaggcaaaGGGAAGCCACCTGTATCGCGGAGGCGGGCTGAACATAGCTGTTCTTCCATTTTTGTTTCCAGAGAAGAACTTGGCCAGACGGCTCATTAAGAGAAATAAGCTCCCCGTAGAGCGTGGAAGTTTTTTCTAGGTCTAGATCTTGCTCAGCTCTGGCGATGTTTTGTGGTAGTAGTGCAGAAAGAAGCTCAGTGATACTCTTTTGCTTTTGGAATCGCCCCAAAAGCTGCGCGCAGAAATGGTCGAGGAAGGGAAGGAATACAAACAGCCTAAAGTACTCCTCCACAGTGGACACTAAAATGTTCTTGAAGTGCCTTTTACGTGCAATCAAACGAGGCATTTCAAGCTGTATATCAACTTGCCCACACAGTTGTTCCGCTGTTTTAATCTGCCTTTAACCATCTGGTTTTTAGAACAGGAACCATTTCTGTCAACAAACAGGCACTCTTATTTTCGCTTTTTACATTTTAATATATTGATGCAGTGCGTAAACAGTATGggcaaaaaaaattacaaaaggagggggagaggggggtaTGCAGCGCTCcagaaaatttcgggggggggggggggggtgttctgaCACCAAAACACCCCTCCTGGCTATACCGCTGTACATGGGACATTGACCTTATTAAATATGAACAAATGCAAAACAGTCCTTTTTTCTCCTCACATAAGATTGCTTAACTGGCACATGCCTGTTCTGTTGCAATCTTCTTTTGTCTGTAGCTTGATAACACCTTgccttaaagggatactaaagaggAACACTGAATCAGTTTAGATTGCTAAGATTATCCTTTCAAAATTTTACTTTAATTAATTTTGCTAGATTtattagaagaaagaaagaatgttcAAGTTTCATTTTATGAATTTCGTGTTGCAGCTCCTGTGCCGATACGCGACTGCAACATCACGGATTTTAAAGCAGTAATTTCTTGTATTTTGGCCATTGCGGCTCGGTCAACATTCTTGCAACTTGTAGAGTTCggtctttggctcttttagaacaGAATATAGTGAATTTTTACTGATAGctaattaactaggctcgagcatGAACTGTAAAAATCCACGACTTCACATTTAGCTGGTGCAGAAAATTTTTGCCACCTGTCTTTCCTTTTTATGTCTTTTCAGGCTTACTAATCTTCTTCTCATGATAAGAGTGTCTCTTTTGCTAATCTAGAAGTATAACTTGCTAGTAAAGAAGGAGTAACTTATCTATTTAGTgtcactttaaaatgcaatgctTAGCTGCACAATTGGGAAGAGGCCCTTGCTAGCTGTAATGGCCAAAAGTAGGACAAAGCCTCACGAATGTGTCAGCCACAAAGCCTAGACCTTGGTCAAGCAAAGCAAACCCAAAACTCTGTAGCATGGTTTCCTTTTTCAACCAAGCTCTGGCCCTTTCAATAAGTGTTTACATTTACACATCATACAGTCTTTACATTAGACACAGCCTGTGTTTAGTAGTAGACAACATTTTTTATTTTCAGATGTTGTTGGGAAGAAAAATTATTCTGATAAGGCAATGAATACACATTTCCACAAATTAATGGCAGAACTTAAGCAGAAAGGTAGGCGCTCACATATTACTTCCCAAGTATACTCGAGTTATCCTCCAGAATATAGGCTAACAGAGCTTTGTGCAATCGAATTTAACATGATAACCTAGATGAAGTCATGTTTGTGTGCACTAGCTATACTAGCATTAATTGAACAGGGGTACAAGGTCATTTGCCAAACTGCTGCCTTCAGACTGAAATGGGGTAAGCTGGTTGTGCTATGTACAATGTGTAGGCCATCGAAAGTAAAAGAGTGGAAAGCATCGAACATGTCTATTTTGAGgggtcacacacacacgcactgcaCTGGGTTCCACATTGATGTGTCTTAATTGTTGTACTATATGTGGTTGGTGAAAGTGTGCTGCAACACTGCACCCAGCAATAAACACCATTGAGCACAGCATAACCCACTTAGATCATTTTCTTCTGACGTCTGATGTCTGAGAGGTGCACACAGGTGAGATATTATGTGAATAGAGACACAAAATACAACCTCGCATACCTCTTTGGCGCTTTGAATCTATGTGGAATGTAAATGCAGCCTCTTCCTTCCAATTTCTCCCACATACCTCGGATAGCACTAGCACCTCATCTATCTTCCTTGGCTCTCTTGGTGCTCAATTTCCTTAAAGGGACTGTCTACCGTTCAGCACGTCATTGGATTGTGGTAGAAATGAGAAGATTGTGTGTCACATTGGCAGAAACGAGCACGAGTACGGAAACGAGTACGGAAACGAGCATGGAAACGAGTATCCCATAAACAAGGAATTATATCTTTAACTTGGCTCTGAAAGTGTTGCAAAAACCAAATGTGGCAAGGCTCGAAGGTAAAACACTGCAACCAATCTGTACGCCATCATGTAAATAAAAGCCTGTGCAGGGGGAGTTATGTTACATGGGTACATTATTGGACTGCCAGAAATTTCATTTCATGcacttctgccaacttttcttcgcGTGGATAGAGTAATTCATTTCTTATTTCCAGCAAGCGCGTGTTGAAAAGTGGTGCCGCCTTCATGCAGGTGAACAGAGTTCTGGATCGATGCATTCTCACATATGCACTTTTGACATGCTGACGGACAACAGTGCAAGTAGCGTTGTGGGAGTGACGCAAGAATCACCATTTTCTTCAGCACGTCAAAAAATGcattacacattttttttttttattgaaatgaaaataaaagaaagagacgtagtcaccttataatggtgacggctactccttttctcttggcagaaacaacaatataaaagaatatgtaggaaaatgaaatcACTTCCTGATTACACATTACACATTAAGGCATGCCAGCATCATCGCAACACCAGTTTAGGCATTCCTCACCGCAATTTGCCTGCTTGACCGTTGCACAAAAGGCTTGGATTGACTACACAGGCTGTGCCTGTAGGAAACCTGTGGGATTATATACATAGGtgactcctcccccccccccccccccaggaaaaagaaacactaatgACTTATGCAACTGATTAGAGTAATAATTTCAGTGTTTTACACAACATTACCATTCCTGCAGAAATCCAATATGCTTCCAGTTTATCACTTTCACTGGCTTGGCACAGCTATCATGTCCAGTAATTGGCACTGAGGGCATCCATACACAGTTTTAAGAAGAGAATGCGCATACCAAAAAATTATCTTTTACAAATTTATATTCGCCTCCCAGAGAAATTACTGCATGTTTAACATTTCAAATGGTAGGCTTTCTATTGCACTACAAGATAGGAGGTATTCGAAAAACGGTAGACAGGCCCTTTAACCTGCGATGTTTCTTATTTTCATTATGACTGCTTGAAAAGGTGTCGCTATCACCCCTGTAAGGTGATCTACAATGTTCCTCTGCTCAGCACTCCACCTCGACTCAAGAATGCTGATGACAGTGCCAGCCCTACACAGAAGTGGTCACTGTGTGCTTCACTGACACTCCGCAGCAGTTCTCGAGAAGCATAGCGTCTTCATGAGTAGACGGGCAGCACTGTGCTCTACTCAGTGAGGCATAGGAAGAGCGTCAAGTCGAGAATCATTTGAGAATACAGGGGTTAATctctccactttcatttcaaatAGTACAAGAAGTTAGGTTAAGGGGCTTGCTGAGCAGCTGACACTCAGACGATGACAAAGACAGTAAAGATAAACGTGAATTTTTATAATGCACTAGATCATTACTTTGACGGCACTTCACAAATTCTGTAATAGAATTTTTTGATGAGGCCCGAGGAGGGGTTCATTTGATGTCTAAATACAGAGTAAAGTTTAGTCGAAGTGTAGAGGCAGCAGAGGTAGCTCAATCAATATACACCCATGACTCAGCACTAACGCTGATGACAGAGAACTCACATCGCAAATGACATGTGCCAACAATGTTACCGTGCTTTCACCGCATCTGTGGACATGCCTAAAACGTCGTGCTGTTCTTACCACTCGGCCGGCACTTGGCTGCCATCATAGTCAAAGAAGTAATGGTCAGCGTACTCCACATAGCGGTTGCGCCCTGTAGAGCAGAAGTGAACAGAGTTACTTCAAAAGAACTTTGCCCGCGAAAATCTTCAGTAAGCGAATCCCACCAAAGAAATATCTGTTGTCCTCGTAGTACTTATTCCCATACTTGTCAACGCCAATCAGCGTCCCCATTCGTAAATCGTCCATCCtggtagagagaaaaaaaaatataaacatggATGAGGTTGCCATGAAGATGTAGGAATGCAAAACATTCATGACGCTGCCACAATCATGTACGCGTTTCACAAAGAAACAACTAGGTTTGTATAACAGAGTAACGTATGCGATTGTGTTCAAGCAAGACACGGTTGGGGCTTTGCCGCAACGCCGGCAACTTGCATTTGCAACTCTTACGAGACCTGGGGCTTCTACCCCCTCGGTCAAAAAATCGAATGGGGCTTGTGACTGCATTATCGATTCTTAGTGTTTCAGTGATATAAATCACCACGCGACTGCCTGCAAACAGCACAAGCATGTGCTGCGATCGAAAGCAGACCGGTTTTTCAACCATGATTTATGAAACATTATTCCCACAATCGTCAGCCACAAAGTGCAATACTACTACTTTATGCTTTTCTAAGCGAACGCCAATGGTCACATCAGCAGCCAGCACCAAACGAAACTTGTGTTTTTGACCTTCGTGCGTACCAAGTCGGAAGAGAGCATCTTCAAACATGTCTAGCAATCTCGTCTTACCTCCAAAGCTTGAATGCGGATTTGATAACACCACCGTTATGCTTGATCATAACCCTGAGCCGCTGAATCTTGTCAAAACCGAAAAATAAAGCCATCGTCGGTGCAGTCAATTAATCTTCAACGCAACTACTTCGGCCAGACAGCCAAGCAAGCAGCCATATAAGCGGCGAACTCGGCGCTGTGCACTTCGATAGCCTCATAAGCGCACGAACTAGCCACTATTATTTTGCGGCACAGTCATTAAAAAGTAACATAAAGCGTAGTCGTAATATTTCAGATTGTAATATTTAAAGTAAAATGACATTCTAAATGCGGAAATCTGTTCCGCTTTTGACTTCGAAACTGGTAGCTTGCTGATAAGAATTGTTCACGTGAAACAGCATTATGGCTGCGCGGTTCGGTATGTGGTCTATGATGTGGTTCGTTCAGCAATTTCGGAATTTTGATACGTTTTTAGCGGGTGCTGTGCCTGAATTGATGTATTTAATGTAGTGTATGTTGTGAAGACAATTGAGACACGCTTTGTCTATCAAGTACAAAGCCCCACGCTCGCAGTCGCGACGCAGTACCTTACAATGAACTTCACAAGTTGTGTTGAACTGCTGCACGACGATTCCGACAACGTTCCCTGCTGCGAGCACGGACCTGGGCTGCTTTTTAGACGACTAGGAATTTCCTGCAAAAATGACGGGCGCGTTTTCTACGCCTGCTCCGCGTGTCGGCGGCGCAAGGACTGCCCATTTTTCGTTTGGAAGGAGCAAGCTTCGCGCTGCAACTCCAGTTGGAACGTTGTGAAACGGCGCGTCTTGCCCGATTTGACGCACCGTCAGCTGCACGACAGGTATCTGGAACTGCTGAAATGCAAGCCGTGCGAGCGACACTTCTGCTGCCGCAAGCTGCTGTCGAAGAAGGACGCGAGAAAACACCACTTCGAACACTCCTTCACCAACCCGGTTTCGGACGACGACTTGCGGCGGCCCAGCCGGCTCCTGCACGCCGACGTGAACAACACAACCAAGGCTCAGTACTTCTTCTCCGACTCCAGCACCCGTTTCGTCGTCGACACGCTAGCGCGATTGAACTTCGATCGCGTCCTTTGCGTTGGGACGCCGACTCTACACGAACACCTCAGGGAACGCCGTCCCGACATGAAAAGCCTGCTTCTGGACATCGAGCAAGCGTACGAGCAGTTCTACGGTCCCGACGAGTTCTGCTGGTTCAACATGTTCAACAACTTTCACTTTCGCGGTGAGCAGTCGGAGACGGTGGTCAGGCACAGACTGGCTACCGGTAACCGGTGCGCCCTCGTTGTCGATCCTCCGTTCGGCGGCCTCGTCGACGCTGTCGCGACCACGCTGGACCGGATCACCGAGCAGGCGGCTGCTCTCGGCTGCGAGCTGAACGTGTTCTGGTTCTTCCCTTATTTCAACGAGAAGCGCATCGTGAACGCCCTGCCTCGACTGCGCATGCTCGACTACGCCGTCGACTACGAGAACCATGCGACATTTAACGGAGCCCACGGCAAGCGGGCCAAGGGTTCGCCCGTGCGAATATTCACCGACGTACCCTTGGGACAGATACCGCTTCCGGAAAGCGGATACGCGTTCTGCGCGCAGTGCGACCGATGGGTAGCTCGTCACAACAAACATTGTGCCGTGTGCAACGACTGCCCTTCTAAAGACGGCGGTCCGTACAGGCACTGCGAACGGTGTGGCGTGTGCGTAAAGCAGGCAAACGAGCACTGCCCAGTGTGCAAAAAGTGCCTCCCGCCTGGTCACGACTGCCACTCGAAAGGCGTCACTTGCTTCGCTTGCAAGCAGCCCGGCCACAAAAGCACGGAGTGCGCACAAAGACTCACTGTAGATAGTAAGAATTCGAAAAGGAAAATCAGTGGCGACATTTCTCAatgcaagaaacaaaaatagCGACAATAGTGTTTTTCATGGGGAGGTAGCGGGAGTCATTTCATTATGCACCGCAAAGACCGAATAATAAATGCATTGACAATAACACCGACTAGGACACATATCAGGAATACCATGCATCACCATAGGTCGGCAGGACAAGCAGATATTCACTCATACTTGCGCACCAATATTTTAACAGGCTATGTACTTGCACTCGTTGGTACACACTCTGGTTTATATTCACTTCCATTCACACTTACCGGCACCCACTCGCGCTCGTAATAAGCTTGCCTACTTGCCACCACTCGCCAACACACACACCTATGTCTACTCACACTCGTTGA
It includes:
- the LOC126522556 gene encoding rRNA N(6)-adenosine-methyltransferase ZCCHC4 encodes the protein MNFTSCVELLHDDSDNVPCCEHGPGLLFRRLGISCKNDGRVFYACSACRRRKDCPFFVWKEQASRCNSSWNVVKRRVLPDLTHRQLHDRYLELLKCKPCERHFCCRKLLSKKDARKHHFEHSFTNPVSDDDLRRPSRLLHADVNNTTKAQYFFSDSSTRFVVDTLARLNFDRVLCVGTPTLHEHLRERRPDMKSLLLDIEQAYEQFYGPDEFCWFNMFNNFHFRGEQSETVVRHRLATGNRCALVVDPPFGGLVDAVATTLDRITEQAAALGCELNVFWFFPYFNEKRIVNALPRLRMLDYAVDYENHATFNGAHGKRAKGSPVRIFTDVPLGQIPLPESGYAFCAQCDRWVARHNKHCAVCNDCPSKDGGPYRHCERCGVCVKQANEHCPVCKKCLPPGHDCHSKGVTCFACKQPGHKSTECAQRLTVDSKNSKRKISGDISQCKKQK
- the ND-B17.2 gene encoding probable NADH dehydrogenase [ubiquinone] 1 alpha subcomplex subunit 12, with the protein product MALFFGFDKIQRLRVMIKHNGGVIKSAFKLWRMDDLRMGTLIGVDKYGNKYYEDNRYFFGRNRYVEYADHYFFDYDGSQVPAEWHGWLHYITDLPPTKAPPPQYKWLAPHTENMTGTKDAYMPYSTVRPKIQSWVPPKTARK